A region of the Litchfieldia alkalitelluris genome:
TTCACCAATTTAGTGTCCCAATTGATCTTGAGATATTTGAAGATTGGTTAAAGAATATGCCTGACACCATCTTTCGAATTAAAGGTTACTTAAGATTTACACATTCACAAAACATTTATTTATTTCAATATTCGTATGGAATGCCTATTTATATGAAAGAATTAATGGACTATCCGTTGAATGTAGTCTTTATTGGAGAAGATATTAGCCGTGAGTGGCTCAAAAATGAAATGAACCGACTTGAAGTATTATCTACTTTATAGTAGGCTTTTTTCTGAAAGCTAGTGAGAAAAATTACTTCAAGTATACTCCTAGATATTAAAAACACTTGAGCGCCAAGGCCTCAAGTGTTTAAATCATCTGAATCAACGATTGGTACATGTGGACCTACAATCATGATGATGATTAGTAAAAAGCTCATAAAGCTACCAAGAATTAAGAACCAATTCCTTTTCATCCTATTCCCCCTTATCTAGGATCAATTCTGCTTTTAGCAAATTGAGAAATTAATTGTGCGATTAGAACAATCGCCATAAAACATAAAGCGATCCCAATTATTAATCCGCTTTCATATATTCGTTCATCGCCCATACGAATGGCCTCATTATAACCTAGTGCCTGAAATAAACGATAAGCTGCCCCTTTATAATCAAGAAGATACTCAACAATCAATAAATTCGATAGAATGTATACCATGATAGATGAAAAATGACTAAAGATGGTACTAAGACAATTTTTCAAAATATGTCTAAATAATACCTTCCATGTACTAAATCCCTTTGATCTTGCAACTGTGATATACATTTTCCCCTCTTCCTCAGCCAAGGTTGCCGAAGTAATCCTTGCAACATACATCAAAGGGTATAATCCAACCAAAATGGAGGGAACGATAAAACTATACCAATGTTCGTGACCAAATAGAGGAATGACTGGTATGTAAAATAAAATAATCCATTGCAAAGAAATAATTAAGAAAAAGTCTGGAATTGATTGAAATAGCCATGTTGTTCCACTACCTATAATACCTTTTCGATTATGTTTATTTTGAAAATCATAAATTCCTTTTGTAATTCCTAAAAGTATAGCAAATAAAAACGAGGTGACGATTATTTTTAAACTTCTAGGCATGAACTTCGAGAGTTCTTGCTCAACTGGATTATTATACCTAGTCACACCTAAGCTTCCCTGTTCCATAATACTTGAAAAAAACAGTTTGATATTTTCATAGTATTGCGGAAAAGAAAATTAATAGTCTTGAACCATTTTAGAGCCTTGCGTGACCATTTGTAAATCTCTTGGGATAAGTATGATAGTTATAATACCCATGATAATTATCAGATTCAAACCAATCGTTCTTGAAAAACGATACCCAAAATTCATTGTATTCCCTCTTTTTTTACAAATATGTTACAGTTCTATATAATCTATATTACATTTGAACTTCCTAAATTTTCAAGTTTATTTAGGAATGAATTTACACTTTTTAAAAAAATTCCTTGTCCTTAGATCATAAACTAAGAATAAAACTTGTTCTAATGGTTAAGTTAAAACTGAGTAATTAACATTATAATTACTCAAAATATACGTCGGGAGTGATGTATCATGGCAAGAAACAAACTTTTGGTTCCTGGAGCAGCTAACGCGCTTGATCAGATGAAAGAGGAAATCGCCAATGAGTTTGGAGTTCAACTTGGTGCAGATACGACCGCTCGTGCTAACGGTTCTGTTGGCGGAGAGATGACGAAACGTCTGATTAAAATGGCAGAACAACAATTAGGGAATCAACAGTAGTTTTATCATTCTCTAAAGAGAAAGCTCTACCCCAGGGTAGAGCTTTCTTTTAATTACTTTGTTATTTAGAAAGAAATAAAAAAATCGCCTAGTCCCTATTGGCAATCAGCGATTTTTTCTTAAGGCTATTTTCGTAAACTGTGTTGCTTTTAAAACGTTATAGAAGCACTATGCAATAAGTGGAGTGGCATCTTTTCTTCCGAAACCTAGACTTTCTATTTTATAGAAACAACTATTTAGCCTCTATAATTAGCAACAACCTTTCAGAAAAAGAGCCTTTCTTAATTATCCCCTACTGTCTCATTATTTAGCTGCTGTAAGTATACTATGTGATTGCCGTTAGGCTCTTCGGCTAATTTTTTCCCCTTCGCTTCAATCATTGTTACTCCCCAAAAAATCATAAATACCACAAGAAAGCCGAACAAAATAACGATCATTAAATTTTTTGCA
Encoded here:
- a CDS encoding alpha/beta-type small acid-soluble spore protein, producing the protein MARNKLLVPGAANALDQMKEEIANEFGVQLGADTTARANGSVGGEMTKRLIKMAEQQLGNQQ
- a CDS encoding ABC transporter permease subunit encodes the protein MTRYNNPVEQELSKFMPRSLKIIVTSFLFAILLGITKGIYDFQNKHNRKGIIGSGTTWLFQSIPDFFLIISLQWIILFYIPVIPLFGHEHWYSFIVPSILVGLYPLMYVARITSATLAEEEGKMYITVARSKGFSTWKVLFRHILKNCLSTIFSHFSSIMVYILSNLLIVEYLLDYKGAAYRLFQALGYNEAIRMGDERIYESGLIIGIALCFMAIVLIAQLISQFAKSRIDPR